The following coding sequences lie in one Filimonas effusa genomic window:
- the porV gene encoding type IX secretion system outer membrane channel protein PorV codes for MKVIRFRITALLAVLCGTGMVQSKAQDINVVTTAVPFLRISPDARAGGMGDAGIATAPDANSSFWNQAKLPFAPVKSGISATYTPWLSDITSDVYLASLAGYYQIDDEQALSSSIRYFNLGSIQFTNINGDRLGTSDPREFAFDMGYTRRLSKQTSLGLALRYINSRLANGDVNGSGVSYKPGNAFGADISFFYNGIDETGAGFTGGAVLSNLGTKISYTNNANAKDYIPANLGVGVGYTWAFDEDSKLTLAADINKLLVPALPKAPTSQDIDDYYTRGVFESWFKSFGGDNGGFKSLQISGGAEYAYVNQFFARAGYYYEDKSQGGRRYLTMGVGFKYNAIHANFSYLIPSGSGVTRNPLSNTLRLGIGFDLVKE; via the coding sequence ATGAAAGTAATTCGTTTTAGGATAACTGCTTTGTTAGCAGTGCTTTGTGGAACAGGAATGGTTCAATCCAAAGCCCAGGACATTAACGTTGTAACTACAGCGGTTCCATTTTTACGTATTTCTCCCGATGCCCGTGCAGGTGGTATGGGCGATGCCGGCATTGCTACGGCCCCCGATGCCAACTCCAGTTTCTGGAACCAGGCGAAGCTGCCGTTTGCCCCGGTAAAGTCGGGCATCAGCGCTACCTATACCCCTTGGTTAAGTGATATCACCAGTGATGTTTACCTGGCTTCCCTGGCTGGTTATTACCAAATAGATGATGAGCAGGCGCTCAGTTCTTCTATCCGTTATTTCAATCTTGGCTCCATCCAGTTTACCAATATTAATGGCGACCGTCTCGGCACCTCCGATCCGCGTGAGTTTGCTTTTGACATGGGATATACCCGCCGTTTGTCGAAGCAGACCAGTTTGGGACTGGCGTTGCGGTATATCAATTCAAGGCTGGCCAATGGCGATGTCAATGGTTCCGGGGTAAGCTATAAGCCCGGCAATGCCTTTGGTGCAGATATCTCGTTCTTTTATAATGGTATCGATGAAACGGGCGCCGGGTTCACCGGGGGAGCTGTATTGTCGAACCTGGGGACTAAAATAAGTTATACCAATAACGCCAATGCCAAAGATTATATCCCTGCCAACTTAGGTGTGGGAGTGGGTTATACCTGGGCTTTTGATGAAGATTCGAAGCTGACGCTGGCGGCAGATATCAATAAACTGCTGGTGCCGGCGCTGCCCAAGGCGCCCACTTCGCAGGATATCGACGACTATTATACCCGTGGCGTTTTTGAAAGCTGGTTCAAGAGTTTTGGAGGCGATAATGGCGGGTTTAAGAGCTTACAGATCTCCGGTGGAGCGGAATATGCTTATGTGAACCAATTCTTTGCGCGTGCGGGGTATTATTATGAAGACAAATCGCAGGGGGGAAGACGGTATCTTACCATGGGAGTTGGGTTCAAGTATAATGCTATTCATGCGAACTTTTCTTATTTGATCCCTTCAGGGAGTGGGGTGACGAGAAATCCGTTGTCCAATACTTTGAGGTTGGGGATTGGGTTTGACCTGGTAAAAGAATAG
- a CDS encoding LytTR family DNA-binding domain-containing protein, producing the protein MIRIPMKDIVLIKAAGPFTNIYTVNGEKYPTNLTLKEFEEILGDKEFCRVHRSSIIALPRIQSIEARVVDLGDRQVAVSRTYYPLLLSKIDKFFKVKTKKKKK; encoded by the coding sequence TTGATAAGGATTCCGATGAAAGACATCGTCCTTATCAAGGCCGCAGGCCCCTTTACCAACATTTACACAGTAAATGGTGAAAAGTATCCGACAAACCTTACGCTGAAGGAGTTTGAAGAAATTCTGGGCGACAAGGAATTCTGTCGTGTCCACCGATCGAGCATCATCGCTTTACCGCGCATACAGTCGATTGAAGCCCGTGTAGTGGACCTTGGTGATAGGCAGGTGGCTGTCAGCCGGACTTACTATCCGCTTCTTTTAAGTAAGATCGACAAATTCTTCAAGGTAAAAACCAAAAAGAAGAAGAAGTGA
- a CDS encoding DUF983 domain-containing protein, which yields MKSKPSYVLSVLRNKCPRCREGDLFLEKNAYALKKSRYIKMHSNCPTCGQPTEIEVGFYYGTSYVSYALGVAVSVAVFVAWWVLLGISIDDNSLIWYLVVNSCLLVGLQPPLMRLSRSIWLSWFVKYDPEWKTHKVDAPERIVKEQMGNW from the coding sequence ATGAAGTCCAAGCCATCGTATGTTTTAAGTGTATTGCGGAATAAGTGTCCGCGGTGCAGAGAGGGAGATCTGTTCCTGGAGAAGAATGCTTATGCGCTGAAGAAAAGCAGGTATATTAAGATGCATAGTAATTGTCCTACCTGCGGGCAGCCTACGGAGATTGAAGTTGGGTTTTATTATGGCACCAGCTATGTTAGCTATGCTTTGGGCGTGGCGGTGTCTGTTGCTGTGTTTGTGGCGTGGTGGGTGTTGCTGGGTATTTCTATCGATGATAATAGTCTTATCTGGTACCTGGTGGTGAACAGCTGCCTGCTGGTGGGGTTACAGCCGCCGCTGATGCGCCTCTCGCGCTCTATATGGCTGAGCTGGTTTGTGAAATATGATCCGGAATGGAAGACGCATAAGGTTGATGCGCCGGAAAGGATCGTGAAGGAGCAGATGGGGAATTGGTAG